CATCGCAAACTCGACATTCAAACGCATGCAGAAAAAACTCAAGCTTTTGCCATATCGAACAGACGTTGACGTAGAAAATTCTCTGCAGTCGTATTTAGGAATGCTTTCGCACTATAAAAATTTTAACCTTTTGCGGGGAAGTGATATTCCTAAATCGCCCAAGGCGCTTTAAAAATGAGAAATTCGTTTCCCTTTTGCTTCCGCAAAAGGGAAAGCCCGCTTTGCTATGCGAATGCCTCAAATCCTTTTGAAGTGTCTATGCAAAGTTGCAGGAATGTTCAAAACCCTTTTGAAGTGCCTATGCAGAGTTGCATGAAGAGTTCAAAAGCAATTTGAATGTTTCTCGCAGCGTTGCACGAAAAAATGAGGGATTTAGATGTGGAATTCGGGGCGTTGCGGGGTGTCCCCGCAGAGGGGGTAGCGGGAAACGCGCGGTGGGGATTTTATTTTTGATTTTATCGCGCGGTTCACGCGAGGGGGAGGCTTCCCCCCTTGTTTGTTTTTATTTTCTTTTCTTTTGCGAGGAAAATTTTTATTTTATGGGCAAATTCAAAAAAGGAAATTTTATGAAAAAACTTTTGGCTCTTGGTATGGCTGCGGCTTTGCTCGCGGGTTGCAATGATCTTGGTGCAAAATCGGGCAAGACAAGTCTTGTGACGGAAAAGGATAAGTATAGTTATGCGCTCGGCGCAAATTTCGGTTCGCAGGCGCATTATCAGTTGGTGACCCGCGATTCGGTCGCGCTCGATTTGGATGCGTTCTATCAAGGTTTTAAGGAACGTTATTTGGCGGATAGCGCAAATTATTTGATGAATGATTCGTTGGTTTATGCGACTTTGAATGCGTTCTCGCAGGATTTGCAGAAGAAGAAAATGGAAAAGGATAGCATCGCTTCGGCAAAGAATCTCGCGGAACAAGAAGAATTCCTCGCAAAGAATAAGACGGCTGAAGGCGTGATTACGACGGAAAGCGGTTTGCAATATAAGGTGATTACCGAAGGCAATGGCGCGATTCCGACGGATTCGTCGATTGTGTCGGTGCATTATACGGGCACTCTTTTGAACGGCAAAGAATTTGATAGTTCGGTGAAGCGCGGTCAGCCGGCAGAATTCCCGGTGGGCGCTGTGATTCCGGGCTGGACGGAATTGTTGAAGTTGATGAAGGTCGGCGGAAAGGTGCAGGCTTGGATTCCGAGCGCTCTCGGTTATGGTCCGAGCGGTCGTCAGCCGATGATTCCGGGCAATAGCCTTCTCATTTTCGAAGTGGAATTGTTGGAGATTAAGGCGCCGGCTGCGAAGTAATCGCTGCATTTGGTTTCAGCCCGCTGTTTTGGCGGGCTGTTTTTTTTGATTGGATTTTTTTGCGTGGTGGCGAATGAAATTTTGGCGCATTTCTTGGTTTGCTTTTTTTAGCGCGACGATTTTTTTGTCGGCGTGTTTTGAGTCGGGAAAAATTGAATCGTTAGATGGTGAAATTCAGCAGGCGAATTTGCAGTTGGCGAATGCGCAGACAAGTCTTGCGACTTATGTGGCGAAGCGTCCGCAGCGGCTTTCGGTTTTGAGCGATACGGTGAAAGCGGGCGAGGGTTTGTATCAAGTGCTAGAACGTTTGCAGGTGAATTTTAATGATAAGCGTTCGATTGTGCTTGCGATTCAAGATAGCGTGGAGCTTTCGAATTTGCGGGTGGGGCAAGCGTTTCATGTGGCGCAAGATTCGCTCGGAAATGTGCAAGTGTTTCGTTATGCGCCAAATCCGGCGACGGTGCATTTGCTTTTGAAAGAAAATGATGGCTTTGTTTACAAGTTGGTGGCGAAGCCGCTCGTGGTAAAACAATCGGTTTTTGAAGGTTTTATTGCGAAGGGCGGAACGTTACACGAGACTCTTCTTTCGGTCGGAATTCCGGCGCGGATGTCGGGAATTGTCGCGGGAGTTTTACAATGCAAAATTCCTTTTTCGAGTGTGCAGCCGGGAGACCGTTTCCGGATTATGCTCGAGGAATCTTTTTATCAAGACAGTATTTGGATTGCGGGGAAAGTAATTTACGCAGAATTTGATGGGCGGACTGTCGGACATCACGAGGCATTTTTGTATGCGGATCCCGATCCGAAGAGCACTTACAATGCGCATTATACGGAATCGGGGGAAGCGTTGATTTTTGACGGTTTGCGTTATCCGCTCGATCGATTGCATATTACGAGTCCGTTCGGCGTGCGCATTCATCCGGTGACAGGACAGCGCAAAATGCATAGCGGAATTGATTACGGTAGTCCGAAGGGTTCGCCGGTTTATGCAGTGGCGAAGGGAAAAGTCATCGTCTCGGGTTATGATGAATATAGTGGCAATAAAATTGCGATTAAGCATGCGGATAATTCGGTGAGTTATTATATGCATTTGAGTTCGCGCGGTGTCGGCGTGGGGCAGCAAGTGACGGGCGGTCAGGTGATTGGACGTGTCGGAAGCACTGGCCGGAGCACGGGTCCGCATTTGCATTTGGGATTTAAAAATGCGCAAGGACAATGGATCAATCCGAAGTCGAAGACGATGATTGCGACGCCGAAATTGCAAGGGGAACGCCTTGCGCGGTTACAGTCGCAAGTGAAACGCATCCGCGAAGATGTTTTGAAAACCGAAGCGGAAACGCCGCGAGAATTTGAAGGCTCATCGGTGAAAGTCAAACAGCGAAAAATTTAACGGTGGGCGTTGTTTTTGGACAACGCTCTTTTTGAAATTTTTCGGAAATCCCATTTTGACGAGTTAGATTTATTCAAAAACAATGGGATGGTTTTATGCGTTTTCAAAAAATTTTTGCAGGCATTTTGCTGACTTGTGCGTTTGGAATTGGCGAAGCTGCTGTTCCCAAATCCGAAGTGGTTACGCTTCCTTCTGATGTGAATTTAGGCGGCGGCGATGTCGTGGGTTCGCAGTTGATCGCTGCGACTTATAATGCGGGGAATGGCCCTGGAATTTGGATTGTCGCGGACGGCGGTTTTCGTTTGTATCATAATGGTGCTCTCCTTGCCGAAGAAAATCAAGCGGGGCGCGTGCGATTTATTCCGATGACTTTTTTGCCAGGTGAAAATGCCATTTCCGTTGTGGGCGTGAATGGTTCGGGGGCGCCGGGCGTTTTGGTGCAAATCGACGATTTGGATAAATCGTATTATTCGGGCTCTTCGTGGAAAGCAAAGCCGAGCGTCGGAAATGCAAACTGGAAACAGAAAGGTCGCGATTTATCGCAGTGGGGCGCTGCGACCGAACTTTCTTACGCAAATTCTAAAATGCCAAGCGGCGGCGCGTTAAATGGCTTTGCCAAAAATACGCAGGCGAAATGGATTTGGAGCGGTTCGGAATCGGATAAAAATGCCGTCTTGCTTTTCAATTTGAATATTCAAGCCGAAGGCTTTGGCGCTGTCACCACGGGCGGCGATAAAGGAAAAATCGTTATCGCGAAAGATTCTTTAGAAGTCCGCAAATATTTGCAAAGTAATGATGCGGTCACCATTTTAATTCCCGAAGGCACTTACGATTTTCGTCAATTTCGCAATGCGGCGACCGAAGCGAAAAAGGCAAATCGCACTTGGTGCAAAACGACTTGCTCCGAAAAAAATGCGGTGACCGGGAAAACAAATACATTTTACCGCATCGCATTCGAAGCGAATTCGTGTCAGTCTTTGGGCGAATCGAATTTGCAAATCGTTCAAGAAAGTGAAAATTTGAAAAAGTGGGATAATTGGATTACGATTAAAGCGAATAAAAGTTTAATCGGTATGGGGCGCGGCGCCAATTTGCGCGGGGCTTCGCTCAACAATCGCGCATACGAAGGCGGACACAATAACATTTACAGAAACTTGGCGATTTACGATGTGAATCCGCATTTGATTGAAGCGGGCGATGGACTTGAAACTTCGGGCAATAAAGATTCGCACATTAAAAATTTCTGGGCAGATCATGTGAGCTATAAATGGATTAGCGATGGACTCGATATGGAATTTGTCGATAATGCGACGATTAGCTTTTTGGATTTTGACGGTGCAAACGAATATAATTGCTGGGGAACAGACCCTTATATGTCACTTGTCGAAGATGCGCATTTAACATTTGCGAATAATTATTGGCATAATACATACGGCCGCGTTCCGAAAGTCACCGGAGAAAATGATGGTTCGCAAGTTCATTTGTATAATCAATTCGTTGATGGAAATCGCTTCTTTATCGCAGGCGCAAATGGTCATAGCGCAAATGCAAAAGCATACGTGCGTTACGAAAACAGTTACATTAAAAATGGCAAAGGTTATTTAGCCGAATGGGGCGATAACGGCTACGTTTACTTTAGCGGGATTACTTTAGATAACACGAGCAAACAACATCGTTACAATGGTTCTGTGCAAAGTGGAATTCCGCAAGCGGAAACATTTACGCCGAAGTATTCTTTTGTAAAACGCGATGTCGCAAGTTTACCAAATGAACTTCCAAATATTACCGGCGTGGGCGGGCGTTATGGGAAAATGCCTTCTTACGATCAAGCGTTTGGACAAAGCAATCAAGCGGCAAGTGTAAGCGTTTCCGTTTCGAATGCAAAAGTTTCTTTAGGCGATGAAGTGACTTTATCGGCAACGGCGAAAGATAACGATGGCTCGGTTCAAAAAGTGGATTTTTATGTCGGAAATACTTTAGTCGGTTCTGTAAATTCTGCGCCTTATCAAGTCAAAGTTTCGGGGCTTGAAGCGGGCGAATATTCTGCGGTTGCCGTCGCGACGGACAATTCGAATTTAACGCAAATGTCAGGCTTTGTAACGTTTAGCGTCGAAGGCGAAAGTTATCCAAGCATTGCCAAATGCGGCGGCGGTTCGAGTTCGCAAGCGATTACATTGGGCGAAGCCATTACCGATTTTTGTTACACGTGGACGGGCGCCGAAACGGTTATCGCCGAAGGTTTCCCAAAAGGAATTTTGACCGAAATCGATAACGAAAATCGGAAAATTTCCATCAGCGGAACGCCGACAGAAGCGGGCTCATTTAGTTTTAGGGTCACGGCTACGGCAAACGATTCCACCTTTAAAAAGTCTGGAAAAATCGTGGTGACCGATCCGAATGCAAGTTCATCGAGCAGTGAAATTTCAAGTTCGTCTTCGGCAACGGATACAATTCCCGAAGCCATTTTGCGTCAGTTGCGCTTGTCGCATAATGCTGCGGTTTTCTATCGCGCATTTGATTTGCAAGGTCGCCCGATTTATGCCGGGAAACAAAAGCCCAAGTTGCAAAATGTGCGCGCGATTATCGTCGAATATAGCGCACAAGGCGTTCGCCGAATTATTCCGTAATCATTCTCTCTTCCTGCAAAAAACGGAGTTCTTTTAGAACTCCGCTTTTCATTTTCACCGAAATTTTTTACCAAGCGCATTTGAAGGTTTGAACATTTCCGATAATCACAATCGTGGCGCCTGCGGGGAATAAACTGGATTCAACTTGGCTATAAGTATAATCTGATTTATTCCACACTTCTTTGTCGTTTACTAAGATGGTGCAACTGCCACCGCATTGTAAAGCTACAGGATTTTCGCATTGATTTTCGGCGAGGCTGTAAGTGCCCGCAGAAAGCGGAAGATTTTCTTTGGTTAAAGAAATTTTTTCCAGTTCGCTGCTCGAACTTTCCGCGCTCGACGAAGACACGGAGCTAGAACTTTTTTGGGAAGAACTGCTTTCCGCGCTTGACGAAGACACGGAGCTAGAACTTTTTTGGGAAGAACTACTTTCCGCGCTTGACGAAATTTCGCTGTTTGAACTCGAAGGAATTTTTCCGCCGCCGTTTGCTTTGCATTCTGCGTTTCCTTGACAAGCGCTCACTGCGGAATCGATTAGTCCCGCATAATAATTTTCATCTTGTAAATAACGCAGAGTGTCATCGTTGGAATCGATGTCGGCAACGCTACCCGAGCCGCATGAGATGAAAAAACTCGAAGTGAAAATTCCTGTAAATCCCAAAACTTTTTTCATAGAAGCTTCCAAATTTATTCTTCTTCTGGATTGATTTTTCGCTTGCCCGTAATAAATTGTTTGACGAAAGGATTTGTGGTATTTTTGATTTCGTCAACGGTACCGACTTCGATAATGCGGCCTTTGTAAAGCATCGCAATGCGATCGGCGACTTTGAACGCGCTCACCATATCGTGAGTCACGACGACAGAAGTGACGCCGAGTTTACTTTGCATGTCTAAAATCAAATCGTTGATGACATCGCTTGTAATCGGATCCAAACCGGTTGTCGGTTCATCGTAAAGAAGAATTTCGGGATTGAGCGCAATGGCGCGGGCAAGGGCAACGCGTTTCCGCATACCGCCCGAAAGTTCGCTCGGCATTTTGCTGCGGAATTCGGGAACGAGATTGATGAGTTTCAATTTTTCGGTGACGATTTCTTGCACGCGTTTTTCAGAAAGTTCGGGATGATGTTCTCGTAAAGCGAATGCGATATTTTCGCCGGTATCCATACTATCAAAAAGAGCACCGCTTTGGAAAAGCATTCCCATTTTTTTGCGAATCGTTCTCGTGTCAAAAGATTTTGGCGTGCTAATCGTAACGCCGTCGACGATGACTTCGCCGCCATCGGGTTGGAGAAGCCCAATCATGTGTTTTAAAATCACCGATTTTCCGCCGCCCGATTGTCCGATGATGACCATCGTTTCACCGCGACGAATGTCCAAGTTAACATCGGCTAAAACAGTTTGAGGACCAAAACTTTTTTGCAGCCCGCGGAGCTGAATCATAATATCATTCGGATCGATATTCACATTGGGCATAAACAAAATCCTATTGGAAAAGGAGAGCGTCGGTCGCTAAATCCAAGATGAGAATCATTAAACAGCAAGAAACCACAGCATCTTTTGTCGCAAGTCCTACGCCGCGGGCACCGGGCGCTGCATTGATTCCGTGAAACCATCCCAGTAAAAAAATGACTACGCCGAAGACAAATGATTTGATAATTCCGCCGGCAAGGTCGAGCGGATTAAAGAGATATTGCATTCCGGTGTAAAATGTATAAGAAGAAATATCAAGAGCGAGAACGGCGACAATCCATCCGCCGATGAGCGCTAAGCAATTCGAAATAATCGTTAAGCAAGGAACCATTGTAAAGAAAGCGACGAATCGCGGCATCGCTAAAAAGCGGTAAGGGTCGAGCCCTAAAACTTCGTGTGCATCGAGTTCTTCTTTTTCTCGCATAGAGGCAATTTCTGCGGCGAGCGCACTGCCGACGCGTCCTGCTAAAACGAGTGCGGTTAAAAGAGGGCCGAGTTCGATTAAAACCATTTTGCACGCAGCTGTTCCGACCCATTTATCGGCGACGAGTCCGCGGAATTGAAACGATGCTTGCACCGTTGCGACCATTCCTGTAAAAATCGAAGTCACAAAAAGAAGTGGCATCGACGAAACGCCAATCGAGACCATTTGCTTTAACACAAGTCCCCAAGTGCGAAAAGCATACGGCACTTGACGAAGTGTAAAGCAGAGAATGCAACAAAGTTCTCCAACGCTCGAGATGCCTCCGACGACGATTTTTCCTAGGAACTGCAAAGGCGCAAAAATTTTCACCATTACACTCCGATGTCATCGAGCGACCCAAAGTCCGAGCCGCCGCCATTTCCCGCTTCTTCTTCGGGAATGTAATTTTCGAATTTTGTGTATTGCGGAATCCACGTGAGGTCAATATCTGCAGTCGCTCCGTTACGATGCTTGGCGACGAGAAGTTGCGCTTTATTTTTGTCGGCTTCATCGTGGCTGCGGTAGAACGGACGTTCGATAAACCAAACCATGTCAGCGTCTTGTTCGATAGAGCCCGATTCACGCAAGTCCGAAAGTTGCGGACGCGTTTTGCCTCCGCGGACAGCGTCTGCGCGGTCTTCGGTTTTACGCGAAAGCTGAGCGAGTGCGATGACTGGGATTTTCAAATCTTTGGCGAGAACTTTTAAACCACGCGAAATGGCGCCGACGGCGACAGCGCGGTTTTCTTCTTTGCCCGTTTTCATCAGCTGTAAATAATCGACGATGACCAAGTCTAAACCGACTTTGCGTTTTAAACTGCGGCATTTTGAAAGTAATTCCATAATTCCTAAATCCAAATTGTCGTCCACATAAAGTGAATTCGCTTGGACGATTCGGCTCGCTGTGCCCGGGAGCTTTGCAAATTCATCGCGGTTCAAATGTCCTGCACGGAACTTGGAAAGTTCAAGCCCAGCCATCGAACAAATGATACGCTGCATTAACTGTTCTGCGCCCATTTCGAGGCTGAAAAACGCAACTTTTTTTCCGTAATTGATGCTAGAATTCGAAGCGAGAGTGAGCGCAAACGCTGACTTTCCCATACCCGGACGCCCCGCGAGAATAATCAAATCGGAAGGCTGAAGCCCATTGGTTAAACGATCTAAATCCGTAAATCCTGTCGGACAACCGGAAAGTCCATCGCGACGATTTTCCACCGCTTTTAAAACTTCTTGCACCACATCGCCCGCAGGACGCAGAGAATTTTTCACCTGCTTTTCGGCGAGTGACATCACAGAACCTTCGACTTTCGAAATAATTTCGTCGGGTTCTGCGGTCGGGTCTTCGGCTTCTCGAATCGCTTCGTTCGAAACATTGATGAGGCGGCGAAGAACCGCTTTCTTCTGAATAATTTCTGCGTGATACCGCGCGTTGGCGCCGCTCGCCACCGATTCGATGAGCTTGAGCAAATATTCTACGCCACCGACAGCTTCTAATTTGCCCTCTTTTTCGAGCGCATTTTGCAAAGTAACTTCGTCAATCGGCGTGTTCATCTGCGAAAGTTTCTGCAAAACTTCCCAAATAATTTTGTGCCGTTCTTGATAAAAGTCGTCGGGATTGAGAAGAGAAATTACATCGGACAGAACGTTCGAATCTTGCATTACGCCGCCGAGCAAATTGACTTCTGCTTCGGCTGCTTGCGGAGCGCTTCGCCCGCTATATTCGTAATTTTCGCTATTCTTAGCCATTAAAATAGATAATAGAAATTTTTCGTTTTTGTGTTTTGCAAAGAAATTTTTCGAGGCGGTAAAGACCTAAAAATTTTTCGTTTTTCATTTTCTTGCGCACGATTCACTCATCATTTTCGACTATCATTTTCTAATTATCACAAAATTTTATCAATCATTGAAAATGATAAATTTTATTGAAATAATATATTAGACGTATGAGTGTAGACTGACTAACTTTTGCACGTCATTCAAAAAAGGAGCTAATATGCCTGATTTTCTTGAAGCCACGATGCTTGTTTGTTTCGGTCTTTCTTGGCCGATTTCCGTGTGGAAAAATATTAAATCGCACACGGCAAAAAATATGAGCATGCGTTTTAACTTGCTGATTATCTTTGGCTATATCGCAGGAATCCTTGCGAAGTGCTATCTGCATGCGTGGAATTATGTGCTCGCCATTTACGTGCTCAACTTGGTCATCGTTTCGTGCAATGTGTTGGTTTATTACCGCAATAAAAAATACGATGCAAAGGACGAATTGTTGAAAAACTTTGCGGTGTAAATTGCAGAGGAGTTCATCATGAAAATGATTTATCCGCTGTTTCTTTTGGCGCTTGCGTTCGTTTTCTTCGGTTGCAATGAAAGTCATTCTTGCATTTACAATCCCGATAACGAAACTCTCCATTGCGTCGAAAAAACATATAAGACGAAAACGATTGGCGATAAAGTTTGGCTTGCAGAAAATTTGGATTACATGGTAGAATTCAGTTTCTGCTACGGCGATGATTTTGAAAAGTGTAATGAGTTTGGACGCCTTTACACGTGGGATGCTGCGATGGAATACAATCCGATGAATAAGGATGCTTCGAATCGCGGCGTATGTCCTGCGGGTTGGCACATTCCGACCGTCAGCGAATTTGAGGCTGCTCTTCAAACCGATCCGAATTCTTCGGCGTTGCAATTCTTAAAATCCGGATTCCGCTATTACGATGATTCGTATGTGGACATGGGAAAGAATGCGACATTCTGGACTGCTTCGGAATACGATGGCGCGAGAGCTTACTTGGTCCGCATCGACGATAACGAAGTGAAACTCGAACACTTTAATAAAAATATCGCAGGCTCGCTCCGCTGCGTGAAAAATGAAAGCGCACAAGTGGCGCAGAAAAATTGATAATGATTTGTTGATAACGAATGCGGCGCGCCTTTGGCGCGCTGTTTTTATACGCGGCGTAGCCGCCATTCTTTATTTTCAAACGCATCGTTTGACGGTGCTTTTTTTATATTTTCAGCATGGCTTCCGTTTCTGAAATGATTCGTAAACGTTCTCCTTTTTTACAAGAAGAATCCGCTGTTTTTCAAGAGCTTTTAACATTCTTTGGGGAAAAGGCGCAGATCGCTCCGGACTTTCATGATTTGCAAGAATTTTTGGCGCCGAGGCGACTTTATCGGGTCATCAAAATTTCGGGAACTTCGTTTATGAAATGCGCTTATGCGTTGGTCGATAATTTCCCAGAATGTACGCGGGCGCTTGGAATGCTTCGCTATTATCGTTCGTCGGGTTCTATTTTTTGGGGCGACGTGGAAAAAGCAGAAAATATCATTTCCAATTCGTTAACGATGGATGTTTACGGTTGGGCGCCAGATTCGTTCACCGTTTTTGAAGGCGAAAAAGACGGTAAATTTGAATTGACCGCAATTCTCGCTTTTTAATTTTTCTTATAAAAATTCAAAAAGAATAATGCCCGGAATTTTTCCGGTTCCGACCCAACTATTTAAATATTCCACTAATTCGTGATCGACGACTTTGTTGAATTTATACGAAGCGTCGCGCAAAATCGGAAGTTTACCGCGGTCTAAAATTAAAAATCCCGTGTGCACAATGTCGAGAGAATTGAGTTTGCTTACGAATCCGATTCCGCGAACGGTGCGTTCTCCTTGCCACGGCGAGCCTGCAAATTCAATCGCTTTTTCGAGAGGCAAATACCGCAGATATAATTTCGTATCGGGCTCCGAAACTTGGATATTTTTCGTTTTGAAAAATTCTTTTTTCGAAATAATGCGTTCGACAAGAGTATCGTTCGGAAGCGCAATTTGACGGGCGAATTTTCCTTCGCCAATCCAATCGACGACGAAATAATGTTTGCGGAAACGGTAAGAAATTTTTCCGTCGATGTAACGGAGTTTTTGTAACACGCTAAAAATGCTGTCATCGCTTGGACTTTTTGCGAGAGCGAGAACGTGTTCAATGAAAGTTACGCAATCGAGAGAATCCGTATTGATCATCGGCATCGGAGAAATGGAATCGCGGAAGCCTTCGCCAGTGGGACCGCCGTGACCGTAAGGAATATCGAGAAATTTTTCGGAGAAAAATCGAATGCGATTTTCCAGTCCCGTAATCGAACTTCCTTGATGATACAAATCTTTCATCGTGAGCAAAGAATTGTAGCCGTTATTTGCCGCGCGGTAAATGCAAGACCAAATTGAATCAAGCGCATCTTTGGTAACGTTGTCGGGAATTTTTCCAGTCTTATTAAAATACGAAGCGATGAGAAGAGTGTCGCCGTCGATCGTGGGCATAAAACCGACAAGTCCGTGCGTTTCGTTGATGAATCCGGTTTTGAATCGAATGCACCACGCGTAATCTAAATTCTGCATCCGTTTTGCGCCGCTTCCGATTCCAGGTCCCGCAAAACTTTGAATGTAAAATTTTCCTTTGGGATGTCGCGCCATCGCTGCGAGTAATTGCGTTTCCGCAGACGGTTTGAGTTTGTTATCGGGCGAAAGTCCGCAGCCGTCAAAGAGCACAAAATCATCGGGATTTAAATGCAGTTTTTGCAAAAATTCTTTCACGCCTTTGCGTCCATTTTCCACATTTCCCGTTTGATATTTGACGGCAGAAAAATTGCGAAAGAGCGCTTCGGCATGTAAATTTTGACTGCGCTGATTGATTTCATCGAGGAAACTTAAAAGCGGCGTGCCTTCAAAAGAAAAGGAAACAAGTTCAATGCCGCTCGGAATTGTCGAATCGATTGCAACGGTAATATTGCGGTCTTTTAATGCGTGCAAAAATGCGGCTTCAAAATAGCGATTCGGATTGCGCACCGGAATGACGACGGCTGCATTTTTCACATTTTTTCCGATGCTTCCCGAAATGGTG
The nucleotide sequence above comes from Hallerella porci. Encoded proteins:
- the dacB gene encoding D-alanyl-D-alanine carboxypeptidase/D-alanyl-D-alanine endopeptidase encodes the protein MKPIFFTILLIASAIFAKENGKDSVAFTPKLFLNSSDYQTIADSMVPGSKFGISIRSLHSGNELISVQSDSFFTPASTLKTVTTAAALDFLPLQFRAKTSVQLAGSISGKTFRGVIRLRGEGDPGISGRFYAEPFYILHSLADSIRAKGIDTLQIRTELDTSYFSGPRKPEHWRSNYFLSWYGAEVTPLIFNDNCALIHIDPGENENDSAKITVEPDIGYVQINNTLKTVNGNRRKWRYALDPDKPIFTISGSIGKNVKNAAVVIPVRNPNRYFEAAFLHALKDRNITVAIDSTIPSGIELVSFSFEGTPLLSFLDEINQRSQNLHAEALFRNFSAVKYQTGNVENGRKGVKEFLQKLHLNPDDFVLFDGCGLSPDNKLKPSAETQLLAAMARHPKGKFYIQSFAGPGIGSGAKRMQNLDYAWCIRFKTGFINETHGLVGFMPTIDGDTLLIASYFNKTGKIPDNVTKDALDSIWSCIYRAANNGYNSLLTMKDLYHQGSSITGLENRIRFFSEKFLDIPYGHGGPTGEGFRDSISPMPMINTDSLDCVTFIEHVLALAKSPSDDSIFSVLQKLRYIDGKISYRFRKHYFVVDWIGEGKFARQIALPNDTLVERIISKKEFFKTKNIQVSEPDTKLYLRYLPLEKAIEFAGSPWQGERTVRGIGFVSKLNSLDIVHTGFLILDRGKLPILRDASYKFNKVVDHELVEYLNSWVGTGKIPGIILFEFL